One window of the Eschrichtius robustus isolate mEscRob2 chromosome X, mEscRob2.pri, whole genome shotgun sequence genome contains the following:
- the PDZD4 gene encoding PDZ domain-containing protein 4 isoform X2, producing the protein MGCNMCVVQKPEEQYKVMLQVNGKELSKLSQEQTLEALRASKEPLVIQVLRRSPRLRGDGSSHDLQLVDSGTQTDITFEHIMALGKLRPPTPPMVILEPPPISHEYYDPAEFMEGGPQEADRMDELEYEEVELYKTSHRDKLGLMVCYRTDDEEDLGIYVGEVNPNSIAAKDGRIREGDRIIQINGVDVQNREEAVAILSQEENTNISLLVARPESQLAKRWKDSDRDDFLDDCGSENEGDLRARKLKSPPAQQLGNEEEKGAPDAGPGLSNSQELDSGVGRTDESTRNEESSEHDLLGDEPLSTANTPGPLRKFGLQGDALQSRDFHFSMDSLLAEGAGLGGVDVPGLTDEEYERYRELLEIKCHLENGNPLGLLFPRAAGGNGALDVNRNESVGHEMAVLEEELRHLEFKCRNILRAQKMQQLRERCMKAWLLEEESLYDLGAGEPKKHELSDISELPEKSDKDSTSAYNTGESCRSTPLLAEPLPESPLRRATAGGNSNLNRTPSGHPVAAHPKAAPPQGSPAKFRSLSRDPEVGRRQRSEERVRRGPKTGVTLEHVGPEGSPYLSRRHRGQGQEGERYHSCVQLAPPRGLEELGHGALSLASGPRVGGAAAAAATEAPRMEWKVKVRSDGTRYVAKRPVRDRLLKARALKIREERSGMTTDDDAVSEMKMGRYWSKEERKQHLLRAREQRRRREFMLQSRLECLREQSGDSRAELNIIALSHRKTMKKRSKKILDNWITIQEMLAHGTRSADGKRVYNPLLSVTTV; encoded by the exons GTGAACGGGAAGGAGCTCTCCAAGCTGTCTCAGGAGCAGACCCTGGAGGCCCTGCGTGCCTCCAAGGAGCCCCTGGTGATCCAGGTGCTGAGACGCAGTCCCCGCCTCCGGGGGGATGGCTCCTCCCACGACCTGCAGCTGGTGGACAGTGGCACTCAGACCGACATCACCTTCGAGCATATCATGGCGCTGGGCAAGCTGCGCCCACCCACTCCGCCCATGGTCATCCTGGAGCC CCCCCCCATCAGCCATGAGTATTATGACCCGGCGGAGTTCATGGAGGGCGGCCCACAGGAGGCAGACCGTATGGATGAGCTGGAGTATGAG GAGGTGGAGCTGTATAAAACCAGCCACCGGGACAAGCTGGGCCTGATGGTCTGTTACCGCACGGATGACGAGGAGGACCTGGGCATCTATGTTGGAGAG GTGAATCCCAACAGCATCGCAGCCAAAGACGGCCGCATCCGCGAGGGAGACCGCATCATCCAG ATAAATGGTGTGGACGTCCAGAACCGGGAAGAGGCAGTGGCCATCCTGAGCCAGGAGGAGAATACCAACATCTCCCTGCTGGTGGCCCGGCCTGAGAGCCAG CTGGCGAAGCGGTGGAAGGACAGTGACCGGGACGACTTCCTGGACGATTGTGGCTCTGAGAACGAGGGGGACCTGCGGGCACGGAAGCTGAAATCCCCCCCTGCCCAGCag CTTGGAAACGAAGAGGAGAAAGGGGCCCCTGATGCGGGCCCAGGCTTGAGCAACAGCCAGGAGCTGGACAGTGGGGTGGGCCGGACGGATGAGAGCACGCGCAACGAGGAGAGCTCCGAGCACGACCTGCTGGGGGACGAGCCCCTGAGTACCGCCAACACGCCCGGGCCCCTGCGCAAGTTTGGCCTGCAAGGGGACGCCCTGCAGAGCCGCGACTTCCACTTTAGCATGGACTCCCTGCTGGCCGAGGGCGCGGGGCTGGGTGGCGTCGACGTGCCGGGCCTCACGGATGAGGAGTACGAGCGCTACCGCGAGCTGCTGGAGATCAAGTGCCACCTGGAGAATGGCAACCCCCTGGGCCTCCTCTTTCCCCGGGCTGCCGGCGGCAACGGCGCCCTGGATGTCAACCGCAACGAGAGCGTGGGCCACGAGATGGCTGTGCTGGAGGAGGAGCTGCGGCACCTGGAGTTCAAGTGCCGCAACATCCTGCGGGCGCAGAAGATGCAACAGCTGCGTGAGCGCTGCATGAAGGCCTGGCTGCTGGAGGAGGAGAGCCTCTACGACCTGGGGGCCGGCGAGCCCAAGAAGCACGAGCTGTCTGACATCTCCGAGCTGCCTGAGAAGTCGGACAAGGACAGCACCAGCGCCTACAACACGGGTGAGAGCTGCCGCAGCACCCCGCTGCTGGCGGAGCCCCTGCCCGAGAGCCCCCTGAGGCGGGCGACCGCCGGGGGCAACTCCAACCTGAACCGGACCCCCTCCGGACACCCTGTCGCCGCCCACCCCAAGGCTGCCCCTCCGCAGGGGAGTCCCGCCAAGTTCCGATCCCTCTCCCGGGATCCCGAGGTGGGCCGGAGACAGCGCTCGGAGGAGCGGGTCCGCCGCGGCCCCAAGACGGGGGTGACCCTGGAGCACGTGGGCCCCGAAGGCAGCCCTTACCTGTCGCGGCGCCACCGCGGCCAGGGCCAGGAGGGCGAGCGCTACCACAGCTGCGTGCAGCTGGCCCCGCCGCGCGGTCTGGAAGAGCTGGGCCACGGCGCCTTGAGTTTGGCCAGTGGCCCTCGGGTGGgtggggcggcggcggcggcggccaccGAAGCGCCCCGCATGGAGTGGAAGGTCAAGGTGCGCAGCGACGGGACCCGCTACGTGGCCAAGCGGCCGGTGCGGGACCGCCTCCTGAAAGCCCGGGCCCTGAAGATCCGGGAGGAGCGCAGCGGCATGACCACCGACGACGACGCGGTGAGCGAGATGAAGATGGGCCGCTACTGGAGCAAGGAGGAGCGGAAGCAGCACCTGCTCCGGGCCCGGGAGCAGCGGAGGCGGCGCGAGTTCATGCTGCAGAGCCGCCTCGAGTGCCTGAGGGAGCAGAGCGGCGACAGCAGGGCTGAGCTCAACATCATCGCGCTGAGCCACCGCAAAACCATGAAGAAGCGGAGCAAGAAGATCCTGGACAACTGGATCACCATCCAGGAGATGCTGGCCCACGGCACGCGCTCGGCCGACGGGAAGCGCGTCTACAACCCTCTGCTCTCCGTCACCACCGTCTGA
- the PDZD4 gene encoding PDZ domain-containing protein 4 isoform X3, translating to MGCNMCVVQKPEEQYKVMLQEVELYKTSHRDKLGLMVCYRTDDEEDLGIYVGEVNPNSIAAKDGRIREGDRIIQINGVDVQNREEAVAILSQEENTNISLLVARPESQLAKRWKDSDRDDFLDDCGSENEGDLRARKLKSPPAQQLGNEEEKGAPDAGPGLSNSQELDSGVGRTDESTRNEESSEHDLLGDEPLSTANTPGPLRKFGLQGDALQSRDFHFSMDSLLAEGAGLGGVDVPGLTDEEYERYRELLEIKCHLENGNPLGLLFPRAAGGNGALDVNRNESVGHEMAVLEEELRHLEFKCRNILRAQKMQQLRERCMKAWLLEEESLYDLGAGEPKKHELSDISELPEKSDKDSTSAYNTGESCRSTPLLAEPLPESPLRRATAGGNSNLNRTPSGHPVAAHPKAAPPQGSPAKFRSLSRDPEVGRRQRSEERVRRGPKTGVTLEHVGPEGSPYLSRRHRGQGQEGERYHSCVQLAPPRGLEELGHGALSLASGPRVGGAAAAAATEAPRMEWKVKVRSDGTRYVAKRPVRDRLLKARALKIREERSGMTTDDDAVSEMKMGRYWSKEERKQHLLRAREQRRRREFMLQSRLECLREQSGDSRAELNIIALSHRKTMKKRSKKILDNWITIQEMLAHGTRSADGKRVYNPLLSVTTV from the exons GAGGTGGAGCTGTATAAAACCAGCCACCGGGACAAGCTGGGCCTGATGGTCTGTTACCGCACGGATGACGAGGAGGACCTGGGCATCTATGTTGGAGAG GTGAATCCCAACAGCATCGCAGCCAAAGACGGCCGCATCCGCGAGGGAGACCGCATCATCCAG ATAAATGGTGTGGACGTCCAGAACCGGGAAGAGGCAGTGGCCATCCTGAGCCAGGAGGAGAATACCAACATCTCCCTGCTGGTGGCCCGGCCTGAGAGCCAG CTGGCGAAGCGGTGGAAGGACAGTGACCGGGACGACTTCCTGGACGATTGTGGCTCTGAGAACGAGGGGGACCTGCGGGCACGGAAGCTGAAATCCCCCCCTGCCCAGCag CTTGGAAACGAAGAGGAGAAAGGGGCCCCTGATGCGGGCCCAGGCTTGAGCAACAGCCAGGAGCTGGACAGTGGGGTGGGCCGGACGGATGAGAGCACGCGCAACGAGGAGAGCTCCGAGCACGACCTGCTGGGGGACGAGCCCCTGAGTACCGCCAACACGCCCGGGCCCCTGCGCAAGTTTGGCCTGCAAGGGGACGCCCTGCAGAGCCGCGACTTCCACTTTAGCATGGACTCCCTGCTGGCCGAGGGCGCGGGGCTGGGTGGCGTCGACGTGCCGGGCCTCACGGATGAGGAGTACGAGCGCTACCGCGAGCTGCTGGAGATCAAGTGCCACCTGGAGAATGGCAACCCCCTGGGCCTCCTCTTTCCCCGGGCTGCCGGCGGCAACGGCGCCCTGGATGTCAACCGCAACGAGAGCGTGGGCCACGAGATGGCTGTGCTGGAGGAGGAGCTGCGGCACCTGGAGTTCAAGTGCCGCAACATCCTGCGGGCGCAGAAGATGCAACAGCTGCGTGAGCGCTGCATGAAGGCCTGGCTGCTGGAGGAGGAGAGCCTCTACGACCTGGGGGCCGGCGAGCCCAAGAAGCACGAGCTGTCTGACATCTCCGAGCTGCCTGAGAAGTCGGACAAGGACAGCACCAGCGCCTACAACACGGGTGAGAGCTGCCGCAGCACCCCGCTGCTGGCGGAGCCCCTGCCCGAGAGCCCCCTGAGGCGGGCGACCGCCGGGGGCAACTCCAACCTGAACCGGACCCCCTCCGGACACCCTGTCGCCGCCCACCCCAAGGCTGCCCCTCCGCAGGGGAGTCCCGCCAAGTTCCGATCCCTCTCCCGGGATCCCGAGGTGGGCCGGAGACAGCGCTCGGAGGAGCGGGTCCGCCGCGGCCCCAAGACGGGGGTGACCCTGGAGCACGTGGGCCCCGAAGGCAGCCCTTACCTGTCGCGGCGCCACCGCGGCCAGGGCCAGGAGGGCGAGCGCTACCACAGCTGCGTGCAGCTGGCCCCGCCGCGCGGTCTGGAAGAGCTGGGCCACGGCGCCTTGAGTTTGGCCAGTGGCCCTCGGGTGGgtggggcggcggcggcggcggccaccGAAGCGCCCCGCATGGAGTGGAAGGTCAAGGTGCGCAGCGACGGGACCCGCTACGTGGCCAAGCGGCCGGTGCGGGACCGCCTCCTGAAAGCCCGGGCCCTGAAGATCCGGGAGGAGCGCAGCGGCATGACCACCGACGACGACGCGGTGAGCGAGATGAAGATGGGCCGCTACTGGAGCAAGGAGGAGCGGAAGCAGCACCTGCTCCGGGCCCGGGAGCAGCGGAGGCGGCGCGAGTTCATGCTGCAGAGCCGCCTCGAGTGCCTGAGGGAGCAGAGCGGCGACAGCAGGGCTGAGCTCAACATCATCGCGCTGAGCCACCGCAAAACCATGAAGAAGCGGAGCAAGAAGATCCTGGACAACTGGATCACCATCCAGGAGATGCTGGCCCACGGCACGCGCTCGGCCGACGGGAAGCGCGTCTACAACCCTCTGCTCTCCGTCACCACCGTCTGA
- the PDZD4 gene encoding PDZ domain-containing protein 4 isoform X1, with protein MGCNMCVVQKPEEQYKVMLQVNGKELSKLSQEQTLEALRASKEPLVIQVLRRSPRLRGDGSSHDLQLVDSGTQTDITFEHIMALGKLRPPTPPMVILEPYVPSELPPISHEYYDPAEFMEGGPQEADRMDELEYEEVELYKTSHRDKLGLMVCYRTDDEEDLGIYVGEVNPNSIAAKDGRIREGDRIIQINGVDVQNREEAVAILSQEENTNISLLVARPESQLAKRWKDSDRDDFLDDCGSENEGDLRARKLKSPPAQQLGNEEEKGAPDAGPGLSNSQELDSGVGRTDESTRNEESSEHDLLGDEPLSTANTPGPLRKFGLQGDALQSRDFHFSMDSLLAEGAGLGGVDVPGLTDEEYERYRELLEIKCHLENGNPLGLLFPRAAGGNGALDVNRNESVGHEMAVLEEELRHLEFKCRNILRAQKMQQLRERCMKAWLLEEESLYDLGAGEPKKHELSDISELPEKSDKDSTSAYNTGESCRSTPLLAEPLPESPLRRATAGGNSNLNRTPSGHPVAAHPKAAPPQGSPAKFRSLSRDPEVGRRQRSEERVRRGPKTGVTLEHVGPEGSPYLSRRHRGQGQEGERYHSCVQLAPPRGLEELGHGALSLASGPRVGGAAAAAATEAPRMEWKVKVRSDGTRYVAKRPVRDRLLKARALKIREERSGMTTDDDAVSEMKMGRYWSKEERKQHLLRAREQRRRREFMLQSRLECLREQSGDSRAELNIIALSHRKTMKKRSKKILDNWITIQEMLAHGTRSADGKRVYNPLLSVTTV; from the exons GTGAACGGGAAGGAGCTCTCCAAGCTGTCTCAGGAGCAGACCCTGGAGGCCCTGCGTGCCTCCAAGGAGCCCCTGGTGATCCAGGTGCTGAGACGCAGTCCCCGCCTCCGGGGGGATGGCTCCTCCCACGACCTGCAGCTGGTGGACAGTGGCACTCAGACCGACATCACCTTCGAGCATATCATGGCGCTGGGCAAGCTGCGCCCACCCACTCCGCCCATGGTCATCCTGGAGCCGTACGTCCCGTCTGAGCT CCCCCCCATCAGCCATGAGTATTATGACCCGGCGGAGTTCATGGAGGGCGGCCCACAGGAGGCAGACCGTATGGATGAGCTGGAGTATGAG GAGGTGGAGCTGTATAAAACCAGCCACCGGGACAAGCTGGGCCTGATGGTCTGTTACCGCACGGATGACGAGGAGGACCTGGGCATCTATGTTGGAGAG GTGAATCCCAACAGCATCGCAGCCAAAGACGGCCGCATCCGCGAGGGAGACCGCATCATCCAG ATAAATGGTGTGGACGTCCAGAACCGGGAAGAGGCAGTGGCCATCCTGAGCCAGGAGGAGAATACCAACATCTCCCTGCTGGTGGCCCGGCCTGAGAGCCAG CTGGCGAAGCGGTGGAAGGACAGTGACCGGGACGACTTCCTGGACGATTGTGGCTCTGAGAACGAGGGGGACCTGCGGGCACGGAAGCTGAAATCCCCCCCTGCCCAGCag CTTGGAAACGAAGAGGAGAAAGGGGCCCCTGATGCGGGCCCAGGCTTGAGCAACAGCCAGGAGCTGGACAGTGGGGTGGGCCGGACGGATGAGAGCACGCGCAACGAGGAGAGCTCCGAGCACGACCTGCTGGGGGACGAGCCCCTGAGTACCGCCAACACGCCCGGGCCCCTGCGCAAGTTTGGCCTGCAAGGGGACGCCCTGCAGAGCCGCGACTTCCACTTTAGCATGGACTCCCTGCTGGCCGAGGGCGCGGGGCTGGGTGGCGTCGACGTGCCGGGCCTCACGGATGAGGAGTACGAGCGCTACCGCGAGCTGCTGGAGATCAAGTGCCACCTGGAGAATGGCAACCCCCTGGGCCTCCTCTTTCCCCGGGCTGCCGGCGGCAACGGCGCCCTGGATGTCAACCGCAACGAGAGCGTGGGCCACGAGATGGCTGTGCTGGAGGAGGAGCTGCGGCACCTGGAGTTCAAGTGCCGCAACATCCTGCGGGCGCAGAAGATGCAACAGCTGCGTGAGCGCTGCATGAAGGCCTGGCTGCTGGAGGAGGAGAGCCTCTACGACCTGGGGGCCGGCGAGCCCAAGAAGCACGAGCTGTCTGACATCTCCGAGCTGCCTGAGAAGTCGGACAAGGACAGCACCAGCGCCTACAACACGGGTGAGAGCTGCCGCAGCACCCCGCTGCTGGCGGAGCCCCTGCCCGAGAGCCCCCTGAGGCGGGCGACCGCCGGGGGCAACTCCAACCTGAACCGGACCCCCTCCGGACACCCTGTCGCCGCCCACCCCAAGGCTGCCCCTCCGCAGGGGAGTCCCGCCAAGTTCCGATCCCTCTCCCGGGATCCCGAGGTGGGCCGGAGACAGCGCTCGGAGGAGCGGGTCCGCCGCGGCCCCAAGACGGGGGTGACCCTGGAGCACGTGGGCCCCGAAGGCAGCCCTTACCTGTCGCGGCGCCACCGCGGCCAGGGCCAGGAGGGCGAGCGCTACCACAGCTGCGTGCAGCTGGCCCCGCCGCGCGGTCTGGAAGAGCTGGGCCACGGCGCCTTGAGTTTGGCCAGTGGCCCTCGGGTGGgtggggcggcggcggcggcggccaccGAAGCGCCCCGCATGGAGTGGAAGGTCAAGGTGCGCAGCGACGGGACCCGCTACGTGGCCAAGCGGCCGGTGCGGGACCGCCTCCTGAAAGCCCGGGCCCTGAAGATCCGGGAGGAGCGCAGCGGCATGACCACCGACGACGACGCGGTGAGCGAGATGAAGATGGGCCGCTACTGGAGCAAGGAGGAGCGGAAGCAGCACCTGCTCCGGGCCCGGGAGCAGCGGAGGCGGCGCGAGTTCATGCTGCAGAGCCGCCTCGAGTGCCTGAGGGAGCAGAGCGGCGACAGCAGGGCTGAGCTCAACATCATCGCGCTGAGCCACCGCAAAACCATGAAGAAGCGGAGCAAGAAGATCCTGGACAACTGGATCACCATCCAGGAGATGCTGGCCCACGGCACGCGCTCGGCCGACGGGAAGCGCGTCTACAACCCTCTGCTCTCCGTCACCACCGTCTGA